The sequence below is a genomic window from Desulfopila inferna.
ACTCTATAGGGAATGCCGAGAAGATCGGCGTCCTTAAATTTCGCTCCGGGCCTTTCGTCGCGATCATCAAGGAGTGTTTCAATCCCCTGATCCAGGAGATCCTGATAAATCTTTTCCGAAGCTGCTGTAATCTCGTTATCCTTGAGATCCAGGTTGAGAATAATCGCTTTATAGGGGGCCAGAGGCACAGGGAAAATAATACCGTTTGCATCATGATTCTGTTCAATGGCTGCGGCAACTACCCTGCTCACTCCGATACCATAACACCCCATCACAAAAGGCTTTTCCTGGCCTTCATTGTCTTGAAAAACAGCACCCAAAGCCACCGAATACGAATCCCCCAGCTTGAAAATATGGCCTACTTCAATACCTTCGGTAAGCTCAAGTTTTCCGCTACATAAAGGACAGAGGTCTTCAGTTGTTACCTGGCGCAAATCAGCTATGGATTCAACTTCGAAATCGCGGTGCATATTGACGTTTTTCAAATGAAAATTCTTTTCATTGGCGCCGGTGACGAAATTTCGCATGGCCTCCACCTGCTGATCGGCAACCAACCGGATCGAGCCGCCTACAGGGCCGAGATATCCACTGGAAACACCTGTGGCATCGAAGACTTCCTTGTCTTCAGCCATAACGATATCCGTGGCCTTGAGCAGGTTTTTGAGTTTTACCTCTTCCACTTCATGATCACCGCGCAGCAGGACTCCAACAGGCTCTCCATCTGCCAGATAAACCATGGTCTTGACCAGTTGCTCCGGGACGATATCCATGAACTTGCAGACCGCCTCAACCTTGCGCTTTCCGGGTGTTTCCACTTTTTCCATGGCCGACAGTTCAATGGAGTTATCCAGCTGGGGTGCGGCAACCCGAGCTTTTTCCATATTCGCGGCATACTCACATTTTTCACATATTACAATAGTATCTTCGCCGGTTTCGGCAAGGACCATGAATTCATGAGAGAAACTGCCGCCGATAGCTCCGGAATCGGCTTCCACGGCACGAAAATCCAAGCCACAGCGCTTGAATATTCGGTTGTAGGCGTCGTGCATCTTTCTATATGAAATCTCGGCCATCTGATCATTCATATCGAAAGAATAGGCATCCTTCATGATAAACTCTCTGCCCCGCATCAAGCCGAAGCGCGGACGAACCTCATCACGGAATTTTGTCTGAATCTGGTAGAGATTGAGGGGCAGATCCCTGTAGGAATGCACATCGCGGCGGATGATATCGGTAATCACTTCTTCATGGGTCGGGCCCAGACAGGACTCCCGTTCGTGGCGGTCTTTAAAGCGCAGCAACTCCGGTCCATATTTTTCATACCTACCGGACTCCTGCCAGAGATCGGCAGGCTGCACCATCGGCATCAACAGTTCCTGTGCTCCTGCCCTGTTCATCTCTTCTCTGACGATTTCTTCAACCTTGCGTATCGCGGCAAGACCATAGGGCAAGTAAGTATAGATGCCCGAGGTAAGTTTTCGCATAAACCCGGCGCGCAACATCAGTCTGTGGCTGACAACCTCGGCTTCTGCAGGGTTTTCCTTAAGAGTGGGAAGTAATGATTGTGAATATCGCATTATCGTTAGCCAGATTATTGTTAATAGTTATGAAGCAGTTAGGTCCTGAGTTCCACGATCATTTTTAAACTATCTCAAGATTGAGTCAACAGGAATCGGACACGCTCCGTAAACGGGCTGCTTCATTGCTTCTCCCGTCCGTACTGATCTTCCATCTTTTTCAGCTCAGTCATGAAAACCTCCAACAGATCGGCTTCGGCGACCTTTTTGTAGAGCTTTCCTTTCTTGAATATAATGCCGACGCCTTTACCGCCAGCGACTCCGATATCGGCCTCCCTGGCCTCTCCGGGGCCATTGACGGCACATCCCATTACTGCGACCTTCAAGGGGGCTTTCATGGTCTGCACATATTCTTCAACCTTTTCCGCCAGAGAGAATATATCGATAGGCGTCCTGCCGCAGGTGGGGCACGAGATCAACTCGGGCCCGCGTTGGCGGATCTGCAGGGAGCGCAAGAGTTCATAGCCAACACGAACCTCTTCCAACGGTGGTCGTGTCAGCGATATCCTGAAGGTATCGCCGATGCCCTCGAAGAGCAAAATTCCGAGAGCGACACTGGACTTGACACAACCGCCGATCAGCCCACCTGCCTCCGTCACCCCTATATGTAGAGGATAGTCCGTCCGTGCAGCCAGTTCTCTGTAGCCGTGAATTGTTGTCAGTGTATCTGAGGACTTGATCGAAATTTTTATTTCGTGGAAGCCCTGCTTCTCCAGTAATTGTATATTCCGCAGAGCACTTTCAATAAGCGATCTTGGATTCTCCGGGGTAGGATAGCCATACGTGCCGAGAAGATCTTTTTCAATGGAACCGCTGTTCACGCCAACCCTGATGGGCAGGCCGTGCATCTTGGCAGCATCGACAACACGGGCAAGTTTGCTTTCTCCTCCGAGATTGCCGGGATTGATGCGTATTGCCTGAGCACCATTTTCCATTGAGGCCACCGCCAGGCGGGAGTCAAAATGGATATCGGCAATCAGCGGAATGGAAATGCGTTCGCGAATAGAGCGCAAAGACAGGGCTGCCTCCATGTCGGGAACAGCTACACGAATAAGCTCACAACCGGCTCGTTCCAATCCGGCAATCTGAGCAACAGTAGCCTCAATGTCCCGCGTATCGGTGCTGGCCATGGATTGGACGCTTATAGGAGCATCTCCGCCCACCTTGACATCACCTACTGTAATCTGTCTGGTTTTTCTGCGAACGATCATCCTCTGAAATCCTTGCTTTGCTTTTTGTCGGCCAGACTAAGTTCGGCATCGGATGCCCGAACATAGACAGGAGCCGCCGTGGCCAGGTCAAGGTACTTGTTTTCACATAGTAATCTGCCGCACAATAGGCCAACTGCTGCAGCCGATGGAGCATGCAGCTGATACGGTGCAAATTTCACACGATCGCCTAGCTGCTCTTTCCAGAAATCTCCATAGGT
It includes:
- a CDS encoding proline--tRNA ligase — protein: MRYSQSLLPTLKENPAEAEVVSHRLMLRAGFMRKLTSGIYTYLPYGLAAIRKVEEIVREEMNRAGAQELLMPMVQPADLWQESGRYEKYGPELLRFKDRHERESCLGPTHEEVITDIIRRDVHSYRDLPLNLYQIQTKFRDEVRPRFGLMRGREFIMKDAYSFDMNDQMAEISYRKMHDAYNRIFKRCGLDFRAVEADSGAIGGSFSHEFMVLAETGEDTIVICEKCEYAANMEKARVAAPQLDNSIELSAMEKVETPGKRKVEAVCKFMDIVPEQLVKTMVYLADGEPVGVLLRGDHEVEEVKLKNLLKATDIVMAEDKEVFDATGVSSGYLGPVGGSIRLVADQQVEAMRNFVTGANEKNFHLKNVNMHRDFEVESIADLRQVTTEDLCPLCSGKLELTEGIEVGHIFKLGDSYSVALGAVFQDNEGQEKPFVMGCYGIGVSRVVAAAIEQNHDANGIIFPVPLAPYKAIILNLDLKDNEITAASEKIYQDLLDQGIETLLDDRDERPGAKFKDADLLGIPYRVTVGKSYAQKGVIEIRRRCDGVTEEIVVADVVPYIVKGVAEATL
- the ispG gene encoding flavodoxin-dependent (E)-4-hydroxy-3-methylbut-2-enyl-diphosphate synthase, which produces MIVRRKTRQITVGDVKVGGDAPISVQSMASTDTRDIEATVAQIAGLERAGCELIRVAVPDMEAALSLRSIRERISIPLIADIHFDSRLAVASMENGAQAIRINPGNLGGESKLARVVDAAKMHGLPIRVGVNSGSIEKDLLGTYGYPTPENPRSLIESALRNIQLLEKQGFHEIKISIKSSDTLTTIHGYRELAARTDYPLHIGVTEAGGLIGGCVKSSVALGILLFEGIGDTFRISLTRPPLEEVRVGYELLRSLQIRQRGPELISCPTCGRTPIDIFSLAEKVEEYVQTMKAPLKVAVMGCAVNGPGEAREADIGVAGGKGVGIIFKKGKLYKKVAEADLLEVFMTELKKMEDQYGREKQ